The window aactcaatgaGGTGGAGTCATAGGTCAAACAGAGGAGATGATGGGAGGCGGTGGGAGGACACAGAGGACGTGTCGGGGTGACAGTGGGTGTGGCAAAGCTACAAATAGCCGCGCTTGCTGCTTGGCGTTTCTTCACTTGGTTCCTCTCCCAGTTGCCCAGCAGGACAGTTGGGTCTCGGCCTCTCAAGCAGCTCCATCACACCACAAAATCAAACCAGCAGCCATGAGCAAGTCCTATTCCTCCTCGGCTCAGACGGCCTCCTCTTACCGCCGCACCTTCGGTTCTGGGGTCGGTTCATCCCCGATGTCTTCCCTCTTCTCCACTCACGGAGGTGGCCGCGGCTCTGCCTCGAGCCATATGTCTACTCGAGTCTATGAAGTGAAGAGCAGCAGTGTTCCCTCCTTTTCCAGCTACAGGGTCTCATCTGGGGGTGCCGGCCTGGGCGCCTCCACAGCCATGCGCACTTATGGCGAGAAACTTGACTTCAACCTGGCCGATGCCATGAACCAAGACTTCCTCAACACAAGGACCAACGAGAAGGCCGAGCTTCAACATCTAAACGACCGTTTTGCCAGCTACATCGAGAAGGTCCGTTTCCTGGAGCAGCAGAACGCGGCGCTGACGGTGGAGATTGAGAAGCTGAAGGGCCGTGAGGGACCCGGCCGTGTGGCTGAGATGTATGAGGATGAAATGAGGGAGCTGAGGAGGCAGATAGAAGCTCTGTCCAACCAGCGTGCCCGTGTGGAGGTGGAGAGAGACAACCTGGCCGACGACTTGCAGAAACTGAAGCTCAGGTAGGTAAGGGGACGGGTGGAGGCCCACCGAAACCCAGATTCTAtaaatttcaatattttgatcTATGTTCCACAATTATTTAGTGGGCACAGTCAAGCGCTAATTCTGGAAACAGCACCAGCCGAGGGCATAGTTTTTTGCTAACACCGCCCACGCCCCTTAGGCTCCATTGTGACAGCTGCGCAACAACCTCAGGACTCAAACAGCAGTTTAGTGCGTCTGTTCTTAGATGAGCGCAAGTCTGATTGATTCTTCATGTTTTTGCCTGCAGACTACAGGAGGAGATTCACCAGAAGGAAGAAGCTGAGAACAACTTATCTGCCTTCAGAGCTGTAGGAAATATTTTCTTTCACTACCATGCTCTATTTTAGTTCTGTTGAGTGCTCGTGCAGCCTTTCCTCACTTCTCAAACTCAGTTTTATCCCCTTTGATTCCTTTTTCTGTTTCTGCTCTATTGTATGTATCCAGGATGTAGACAATGCCACTCTGG is drawn from Dunckerocampus dactyliophorus isolate RoL2022-P2 chromosome 9, RoL_Ddac_1.1, whole genome shotgun sequence and contains these coding sequences:
- the desma gene encoding desmin a, which encodes MMGGGGRTQRTCRGDSGCGKATNSRACCLAFLHLVPLPVAQQDSWVSASQAAPSHHKIKPAAMSKSYSSSAQTASSYRRTFGSGVGSSPMSSLFSTHGGGRGSASSHMSTRVYEVKSSSVPSFSSYRVSSGGAGLGASTAMRTYGEKLDFNLADAMNQDFLNTRTNEKAELQHLNDRFASYIEKVRFLEQQNAALTVEIEKLKGREGPGRVAEMYEDEMRELRRQIEALSNQRARVEVERDNLADDLQKLKLRLQEEIHQKEEAENNLSAFRADVDNATLARLDLERRIESLQEEIAFLKKIHEEEIRELQSQMQDTQVQIQMDMSKPDLTAALRDIRMQYEAIAAKNISEAEDWYKSKVSDLNQAVSKNNDALRQAKQDSMEYRHQIQSYTCEIDSLKGTNESLLRQMRDIEDRMGREASGYQDTIARLEEDIAKMKDDMARHLREYQDLLNVKMALDIEIATYRKLLEGEESRITTTIPVQSAYSSIGFRETSPESQPQRPSEVHSKKTVLIKTIETRDGEVVSESTQHQQDIM